Part of the Plasmodium malariae genome assembly, chromosome: 9 genome is shown below.
TCAAATGGAAACATGGATTATCGAAAAACGTCTGATTATAAGGAAGAAATGAGTGATAAACACACTAGCAAAAATTACAGAAAATTATTGCAAGGGAAGAGAAAAAGGGAGATAAGTAAAAATTGCTCAAAAATTAAGGAAAGTAAAAGTTACTCCTATTTTAAAAGTGAAAGCACAAATGATGATGAAGGGTATAATAGGTGTAGAGACAGAAGTAGACGAGGAAGTAATAGTGATAGGGAAGAAGGTAGCcggaaaagaagaaaaataggGGACGAAAATGCAGAAACTAAGAGAGTAAGACACAAGGTAAGTGTAGATAATGAAGTGGAAAATAACCAGGTTGATCTTGCAAGAAACGATGAAATggggaaaaagaaaaaaaaaaaaaaaatgtaacaaacacagtaatattattaagcATGTACTAAATAATAAGAGTGCAAGGAGTAGATCTAAGGGTATGAGAACATGTAACAAAGAGGATACTTATtcaaaacaaaagaaaaaaaagaattctcCTAGTAGTGCCAGCAGTGCTCGAAATGGTAGTAGTGCTAGAAGTAGCAGTAGTACAAGTGAAGTGAgttataaaagtaaaagcaTTTATGAGGATTCATACGAACTATCAGATGATAAAGATTATAgtttagaagaaaaaaaaggaaacaaaaaaaaaagcaatacaaaaaaaggaaaaacaaaaggtacttttaaatattctgaGGAATCATACGAACTGAGACATCATTCTAAacatcataataataaaataaaatataaagcaataaataaaaacaaaaaattaaaaaaaagaaacgtatataataattcttaCGAAAAATCAACATACAGTAAAAGTAAGAGTTATTGCTCTGTCGAATTATCATCAACTAACAGTACAAAAAGTAACTATAGCAATTCATCAAAAAGGAtgagtaatataaaatattataagagATGCGGGAATACAATCAAACACAAACATGTAAGAAATAGGAAGAATAGAAGACTCGATAAATCTGGAAGTTCATCTATCAGTTATGGAATATCCCCAGTGGATAGAAGTAACAGTTGAGCAGGAAAATTGTGCTAGCCGTGTGACGTGCGAAAGTGTCTGTGAATGtactgtaaaaatatatgcacccatatatgtacatagatatatatgtggGAGAAAAGTTATTCGTccttacctttttttttaatcagCGAATTTATATCATTGCGATTTAAAGGCAAGCAAAGTAGTACACAGTGATAcagggtaaaaaaaaaaaaaattttaaataattaataaaaattaaaatattaaaaaagagagCATTTTATGGAAAAATAGGACAAAAATAAACAGTTCACATGTTCCTTACTCAGaatgtaattaaaatttttttttttttttttttttttcgaaacGGTATTTACAATTTTGTGTATTCTTTGAATTTTGGAATTTTTGTCAAAGTTCCTAGTTGATGTGTGAATATCTGGCAAGGAATTTTCAAAGGACCCTTACATTTattgtgtatgtgtatatacgtTTGAAGATACAACGAGCATTATCCGTGTAGattgtatattttagttttattttggCTATGCAGTGAATTTAATGAACTGATAAAATAgtcattttatattgtaactaaatgaaaaatatttacatatacatatgtacattcgttagaatatacttttttatatttagtatGGAGCTTCCATGAACTTAAGTTCATGCTCCAATTTCGACCATTTTCATATAATCAATTTATGCATTCATTCGTTCGCTTTGCTTACCCccatttttctatttttcccatttttcttatttcttttttttttcgcgtTTTTTGTGATATAGCATTTTGTTTTGCATGCTTTTTATTtaccatatatatgcacatcaattttgtaattactcgatttataattatagttTATTATGTTACGTCATGCTATGCtatgtaatatattcctgcgcttaattattttttttaagtttaacgttttattaaaaagcGTTTAGTCTTCCCACTTAAAAAAGGAGGTGCAAAATGtgcattaaaataaaaaaaaaataaaaataaaaaaaactagGGAGGAAAGGGAAAGATAAGGAAAAGGAGTAATATAATGGGAATATTAAtcgtatgcacatatatatatacatccgtatgtacatatgaatGTATGCTTGAAGGCACAAAATATTTAGAGGGAAATTGATAAAAAGATGTGTTGAAAATTTATGTACTTTGCTTATCTCTTCGCATTCTTTAAAGTGAACcgattaaaaacaaaattatttgcGCCGATTTATTAcgtgaaattataaaaaatagttttgTGTGTTAACTGAACAGGGAAAATTATGGCCGAGTTTGTGCAATATTAAAagttcattaaaataaaaaaaaaaataaaaaaaaagcaaaaaaaggaaaaatggaGAGGAATAAtggtaaaatgaaaaattaacgTGAACATAAATCCACGACAGTACATACCCTTGTACGCCTTAAAAGCCTGGGAATAGTTCACTTCTCAGAATTTTCGTTTTCGTTATCTTCTCTTATATAGAGGATGTTGTTGcacctaaaaaaaaaaaaaaaataaaatgagcACAGATAATTCTGTCACTAAAAAAATTCGCAATCTCTGCATTGTTCATTCATTTTGATCCGTTCATCAGTTGAATggttcattcttttttttctttttttctttttccattttggGGTGATTTGATAATTtaccttaaaaatatttcgcCCAAGGTACCCTTATACTCACCATGTATCCACTCCTCCGCACTTGTAAGTCGTATGTTCATGTATGCATCAAAAGATTTTAGATTTCCTgtgaattaaataatgaaatgtaTTTCCATTACGAGTGAGTTAGTACACTAGGAACGAAGCTTAACACATGGGCACAAATTGAGATATCATTTTGTGTATGTGTTGGTGGTAGTTTGTACGGTAGTTTGAGAGGTAGATTGAGCAGTAGATTGAGCAGTAGATTGAGCAGTAGATTGAGCGGTAGATTGAGCGGTAGATTGAGCGGTAGATTGAGCGGTAGATTGAGCGGTAGATTGAGCGGTAGATTGAGCGGTAGATTGAGCGGTAGATTGAGCGGTAGATTGAGCGGTAGATTGAGCGGTAGATTGAGCGGTAGATTGAGCGGTGGTTTGAGCAGTAGATTGAGCGGTAGATTGAGCGGTGGTTTGAGCGATAGTATGAGCGGTAGTATATATGATTGTCTGCACGCTCGTTTGCATGGccgtatatatatggacgACCGTACGTCTGCTCGTATGGCCGTTTGTACGACAAGGGCGAACTTAAATCACTGATAGTACCTTTGTATTCCATTCCCCACTTCAATTTTATGATGACTCGATTTCCAGCTAAGCTATTTAAAAATGGCTTGGGATTGAGAGGAGCAATTCCCTGAATGTAAATGTAGTGTTTGATGTGTTACAgaatatgatattttttaataaagtttttttgataattttttggCGCTTTTTAGGCGTTTCTTTAAcgtattttttacatttttttgacATATTTTTTGACATATTTTTTACGCTTTTttgacatatttttttttcttatttggAAAAATGTCTGTATATATGATTCTGTCATTCTAGATAGCTCGAAATGTAAGCACTGCTAGGTatgcaataaatatattctcttcaaaattttttcaaatttctTGCTTACCACTGACATGTTTAGTTAAGATAGAccaaaaatggaaaatggAGAAAGAAcgggtaaaaaaaaaaaggaaaaaataaaataaaatattaagaacaaaataaaaacaaaggaGAGAAATATTCGGTCGCACtgcttaaaaattaattcttgtacatttatcctttttaaaaataaatttttattgaactttttttctaaaaaattacaagTGTTGATGCGTCCTAAgcacttaatatatttttgcttcCTTCCATTTTTTGCCCACCCtttaaatgattttttttttttcctttacgTTTGTTCAtacgtattatatatatatatatatacatattatgcacaaatatatgtacatgtatatgcatatataaatgcttacatacataatacataagTAATGCGTACGTGCTTATTTATATGCAAATTTAACACTGTTGAACGTTGTTGTTTTATACCGCCGTACCTGAACAACATTTCTCTAATTTCAATTATATGTCAAAACTCAAAATGCccacgtatatacatacatacatacattatatatatatatatatatatacatacatataaatatatatatgtgtatatgtgcttatatataaaattttgaagaagcttattttacttttttctccTTGCAAgcttttaattatatataattattaggaaatatgaaaaaaaacaaaaaaatttcattatataaattacaatttaattatgtttaattattttcaaaataatatcaactataaaaaaaaattttttaaatcaaaaaaaaaaaaagaattaagaATATGGTAAACactgtatatatgtatgaaccCTTAAAGATCGGTACGATCAAAAACCACATTTTATAAGTAAAATGTGCATATCGTTTCGCTGATACATCTAAGCATGTATGATGGTatgcatacatgtatgtatatatatataaatatgtaaaaatatatatagtaaaaccTGAAAAAATGgcgattttattttttcccttacGAATCGGCGCACACATATATAggcatgtatatacatatatttatatatatatatatatgtacacataatatatatgtaacacaCTTGTATAATTACCAAAAAATACAGCCTCTTTTTTTCCTCGACTGTCATATAACATATaggtatttatttatacctaatataattaacatattattttataaaaaggggaaaaaataaaaaaaaaattataaatcaATATTGTAcagttaattaaaaaaaactgatttaaaaaaaaaatttcaaaaggATCAACAAGAAGGAAGGGATCAATAAAGAGATATAAGGATAAGTTCAAAAAGGTATGAAGCTATGCCACAACAACGCAATAATGCTACGAAGGTAGTCAACTCTTCACagtaatgtatatatacgaatatattgatgtattttatttattatacacatgtaatattttacacCACATATATTCTATAAACAAACTTTACacttaaaaagaatttaattcaaataaaatggGGAAATGAACACATATACGTGTGTATACATCtacacatacatgcatacacatatgtgagactatacaaatttataaaaacactttattagtattacaaaacgatttattattatgatgcACTACATCCCATAATGTTTTACAATAAATGCGCAGGATGATACcgacatatatacatatacaattcccgtagtatatatatttcaccTAAAATCATAACAGCCTATATTTGAGTAACCCAACactttttctaaaaataagcataaccatttttgcattttaagATATTGTTCTTTTACTTTTCCTATTTCTTCATTAGACTTTACTACAGTATCAAAGTCATGTTTCTTTATTATCATTCTATAAGCAGAAACAAATTCTCCCGTTCTGTCTCTACCTCTTCTACAATGAATTACAAATATTGTATTCTTCATtgtattaaatttttctgtTAAGTCTTGTACTCGTTCCAGTAATTTGTCCGTATCCCAATTTTGGCTCTTCAATTCTTGTTCAAGTGTCTACAAGGGGAAAGGTGTAATTGAACCCATGTAACCTAGTACATATTGGCGCGTTAATAAACTTCTACATTaacgtatgcatgtatgtgcATAAGTGCATATAGACATATGCTAAGTCAGATAATCAATAGTATGTTCGCCATTAATTCTGgctcttttaaaattattacctTGTTATCTATGTCAAACGGATTATCCTTATGTCctaatattacataattaatGATGGATGcatcttttatattacatcTTTGGGCGGTGTAGCAACATCCATCCTGTAGCGTgaagaagcaaaaaaaaaaaaaaaaaaatttggatAAACGGATGCGCGGTCAAACAGACGAACACAATGTATGGAGATGCACTGGTCAAACCTTTATGTCATTCCTCAAAAAAGATATGATGTATAGGGATAAACTATCGTCGTAATTTAAGTTCGAGTTCTCCATTAAAGTTTTAATGTGGTTACGCAACAAGTCCTCGGAGAATATGCCTAAAGAAGAAAAGGtcgatatatatatatatatatatatatatatatatatgtaggtatatatgtatacatgtcaCACTGTTCAGTATTAGCACATACACGTGCGTGAATTT
Proteins encoded:
- the PmUG01_09036100 gene encoding small nuclear ribonucleoprotein F, putative yields the protein MSVGIAPLNPKPFLNSLAGNRVIIKLKWGMEYKGNLKSFDAYMNIRLTSAEEWIHGEYKGTLGEIFLRCNNILYIREDNENENSEK
- the PmUG01_09036200 gene encoding protein phosphatase, putative produces the protein MWNQLQDAENIDEAGNIGDTENCLSKSFRKYKSFIYIFLVILVIFIVFISYYEINENKNIDFELDCNDLNERCLTYKYPEFKPHRLRIVDINAENNNILLRSSVPLFNGIFSEDLLRNHIKTLMENSNLNYDDSLSLYIISFLRNDIKDGCCYTAQRCNIKDASIINYVILGHKDNPFDIDNKTLEQELKSQNWDTDKLLERVQDLTEKFNTMKNTIFVIHCRRGRDRTGEFVSAYRMIIKKHDFDTVVKSNEEIGKVKEQYLKMQKWLCLFLEKVLGYSNIGCYDFR